The following are encoded together in the Variovorax sp. PBS-H4 genome:
- a CDS encoding sulfurtransferase: MTYNALVSVEQLVREQKDQASRPMVIDCSFELNDLDAGQRSYDAGHIPGAIYVHLEHALSAAKTGRNGRHPLPSRESFVQTMAALGVGDRTQVVAYDNAGGMYAARLWWMLRWVGHGDVAVLDGGIAAWKAAGEPLSTETPAARPRGDLTLRDALVTTVDYDQVKANIDSQERLVLDARAPDRFRGENETMDPVGGHIPGARNRLFKDNLLPDGRFKPAARLRLEFDAVTGGKPANALINQCGSGVTACHNLLAMEVAGLQGAALYSGSWSEWSAQPGAPVATGPSMP, from the coding sequence ATGACATACAACGCCCTCGTTTCCGTCGAGCAGCTCGTCCGCGAGCAGAAGGATCAGGCCTCCCGGCCGATGGTGATCGACTGCAGTTTCGAACTGAACGACCTGGACGCAGGCCAGCGCTCTTACGACGCGGGCCACATCCCCGGCGCCATCTACGTTCATCTGGAGCACGCACTCTCGGCTGCCAAGACCGGAAGAAACGGGCGCCACCCGCTGCCCAGTCGCGAGTCCTTCGTGCAGACCATGGCCGCCCTGGGTGTGGGCGACCGTACCCAGGTGGTGGCCTATGACAATGCGGGCGGCATGTATGCCGCACGCCTGTGGTGGATGCTGCGCTGGGTGGGCCATGGCGACGTCGCCGTACTGGATGGAGGCATCGCCGCATGGAAGGCGGCCGGAGAACCCCTGAGCACGGAAACGCCTGCTGCCCGGCCTCGAGGCGACCTCACACTGCGCGATGCGTTGGTCACCACGGTGGATTACGACCAGGTGAAAGCCAACATCGACAGCCAGGAGCGGTTGGTACTCGATGCGCGCGCGCCGGATCGTTTTCGCGGAGAGAACGAAACGATGGATCCGGTAGGCGGCCATATCCCCGGCGCCCGCAACCGGCTGTTCAAAGACAACCTGCTGCCCGACGGCCGCTTCAAACCTGCGGCCCGGCTGCGTCTGGAATTCGATGCAGTCACCGGCGGGAAACCTGCAAACGCTCTGATCAATCAATGCGGCTCCGGGGTGACGGCCTGCCACAACCTCCTGGCAATGGAGGTGGCGGGTCTTCAGGGGGCTGCGCTCTATTCGGGTTCGTGGAGCGAATGGAGCGCCCAGCCCGGCGCACCGGTCGCCACCGGGCCTTCCATGCCCTGA
- a CDS encoding Bug family tripartite tricarboxylate transporter substrate binding protein, with product MRKRNFLRIGANAIALAGLTGLAGMAGLAHAAYPEQPVKLVIGFPPGGGGDLYGRTIANALGKHLGQPIVVDNKNGAGGNIAAEAVARARPDGYTLILAMSGNMGSAPAIRDNLPYKVPEDFVPIAQLVETPFGLMVPASSPIKSIKEYVQAAKSGKLTYASTGTGGAAQIVMEMVKQQAKVDILHIPYKGSGPALNDLYGGLVSSFFAPYSPLMPQITGGKLRLLAVSSGKRVASLPDVPTLKESGIDVLMTQWYGLAAPAGTPEEVVNKIARAVKEAMKDPEVLRVYRADGAQESSLAGNAFREFIVKDIANYKRAVERGNLKAE from the coding sequence GTGCGCAAACGCAACTTCCTCCGAATCGGCGCCAACGCCATCGCCCTCGCCGGCCTCACAGGTCTTGCCGGAATGGCTGGACTTGCCCACGCCGCTTACCCCGAGCAACCGGTCAAGCTCGTCATCGGGTTCCCACCGGGCGGCGGCGGCGACCTTTACGGTCGCACCATCGCCAATGCCCTGGGCAAGCACCTGGGCCAGCCGATCGTGGTCGACAACAAAAACGGCGCGGGCGGCAACATCGCGGCCGAGGCCGTCGCGCGCGCACGTCCCGACGGCTACACCCTCATCCTTGCCATGAGCGGCAACATGGGCAGCGCGCCCGCCATCCGGGACAACCTGCCTTACAAGGTTCCCGAGGACTTCGTGCCGATCGCTCAACTGGTGGAGACGCCATTCGGCCTGATGGTGCCCGCCAGCTCGCCCATCAAGTCGATCAAGGAATATGTCCAAGCGGCGAAGAGCGGAAAGCTCACCTACGCCTCCACCGGCACGGGCGGCGCGGCGCAGATCGTGATGGAAATGGTCAAGCAGCAGGCCAAGGTCGACATCCTGCACATTCCCTACAAGGGTTCAGGCCCAGCGCTCAACGACCTGTATGGCGGCCTGGTCAGCAGCTTCTTCGCGCCCTACTCCCCGCTGATGCCGCAGATCACCGGCGGCAAGCTGCGCCTGCTCGCGGTCAGCAGCGGCAAGCGCGTTGCGTCGCTGCCCGACGTGCCGACGCTCAAGGAGTCGGGTATCGATGTGTTGATGACGCAGTGGTACGGACTGGCTGCGCCAGCGGGCACGCCGGAGGAGGTAGTCAACAAGATCGCGCGCGCCGTCAAGGAAGCCATGAAGGATCCCGAGGTGCTGCGTGTCTACCGCGCCGACGGCGCGCAGGAGTCTTCGCTGGCCGGCAATGCCTTCCGCGAGTTCATCGTGAAGGACATCGCCAACTACAAGCGCGCCGTGGAGCGCGGAAACCTCAAGGCCGAGTGA